The following proteins are encoded in a genomic region of Streptomyces sp. NBC_01723:
- a CDS encoding secondary thiamine-phosphate synthase enzyme YjbQ, which produces MPDAFTTRVLNLTTGSAERVADITGDCESFLREAAAGRDGLLNVFVPHATAGIAIIETGAGSDDDLLAALHTLLPADDRWQHRHGSPGHGRDHVLPALVPPHATLPVIGGRLELGTWQSVCLVDTNKDNVDRQVRLSFLG; this is translated from the coding sequence ATGCCAGATGCCTTCACCACCCGCGTCCTGAACCTCACCACCGGCTCGGCGGAGCGCGTCGCCGACATCACCGGTGACTGCGAGTCCTTCCTGCGCGAGGCGGCGGCCGGCCGCGACGGCCTACTCAACGTCTTCGTGCCGCACGCCACCGCCGGGATCGCGATCATCGAGACCGGCGCCGGCAGCGACGACGACCTGCTGGCCGCACTGCACACCCTGCTCCCGGCCGACGACCGCTGGCAGCACCGCCACGGCAGCCCGGGCCACGGCCGCGACCACGTCCTGCCCGCCCTCGTACCCCCGCACGCGACCCTGCCGGTGATCGGCGGCCGCCTGGAGCTGGGAACCTGGCAGTCGGTGTGCCTGGTGGACACCAACAAGGACAATGTCGACCGTCAGGTTCGACTGAGCTTCCTGGGCTGA
- a CDS encoding FluC/FEX family fluoride channel codes for MKLPHSPAVGEATEPDADRDITAPRTGAWRDRAPVLGVVALGGAIGASARYGAFLWWPNAAGGFPWTALVVNAAGCAVLGVFMVVLSDVWAAAHRLVRPFLGTGVLGGFTTFSTYAVDTRQLIDSDSARTGLAYLGLTPLAALTAVGSAAWMTRRIVTWRQT; via the coding sequence ATGAAGCTCCCGCATTCCCCGGCCGTGGGCGAGGCGACCGAGCCGGACGCCGACCGCGACATCACCGCTCCGCGAACCGGCGCGTGGCGCGATCGGGCGCCCGTCTTGGGAGTAGTGGCACTGGGCGGTGCGATAGGCGCCTCTGCCCGTTACGGCGCATTCCTGTGGTGGCCGAACGCGGCCGGCGGCTTCCCGTGGACCGCGCTGGTCGTGAACGCGGCCGGCTGCGCCGTGCTCGGTGTGTTCATGGTCGTCCTCAGCGACGTGTGGGCCGCCGCCCACCGGCTGGTGCGGCCGTTCCTGGGCACCGGGGTGCTGGGCGGGTTCACGACGTTCTCGACCTACGCGGTCGACACCCGGCAACTCATCGACAGCGACAGCGCCCGTACGGGACTGGCCTACCTGGGGCTGACGCCGCTCGCGGCGCTGACAGCGGTGGGGAGCGCGGCGTGGATGACACGTCGGATTGTGACGTGGAGGCAGACATGA
- a CDS encoding NAD(P)-binding domain-containing protein yields the protein MNYTHEVEVVVIGAGQAGLAAAYHLRRTGFEPERDFVVLDHAPGPGGAWQFRWPSLTYGKVHGMHSLPGMELTGADPARPSAEVVGGYFADYERTFGLRVRRPVDVRAVREGTGGRLLVETTAGSWSARALINATGTWDRPFWPRYPGQESFRGRQLHTAQYAGPEEFAGQRVVVVGGGASGTQHLLEIASFAASTTWVTRRPPVFREGPFDEDAGRAAVALVEERVRQGLPPKSVVSVTGLPLNDAIRAGLESGVLDRQPMFDRITPEGIEWGDGRRVAVDVILWATGFRPAIDHLRPLRLREAGGGIRVEGTRAVADPRVHLVGYGPSASTIGANRAGRSAVRDIRRLLAEEAPVAA from the coding sequence GTGAACTACACACACGAGGTCGAGGTCGTCGTCATCGGGGCCGGTCAGGCGGGACTCGCCGCCGCCTATCACCTGCGGCGCACCGGCTTCGAGCCGGAACGCGACTTCGTGGTGCTGGACCACGCGCCCGGTCCCGGGGGCGCCTGGCAGTTCCGCTGGCCGTCACTGACGTACGGCAAGGTGCACGGCATGCATTCGCTGCCGGGCATGGAGCTGACCGGCGCGGATCCGGCGCGGCCGTCCGCCGAGGTGGTGGGCGGGTACTTCGCCGACTACGAGCGGACCTTCGGCCTGCGGGTGCGTCGGCCCGTCGACGTGCGCGCGGTGCGCGAGGGGACGGGCGGGCGGCTGCTCGTGGAGACTACGGCCGGGTCCTGGTCCGCGCGCGCCCTGATCAACGCGACCGGCACCTGGGACCGGCCCTTCTGGCCGCGCTACCCCGGGCAGGAGTCCTTCCGGGGCCGGCAACTGCACACCGCCCAGTACGCGGGGCCCGAGGAGTTCGCCGGGCAGCGCGTGGTCGTGGTCGGCGGCGGTGCCTCGGGGACGCAGCATCTGCTGGAGATCGCCTCGTTCGCCGCTTCCACCACTTGGGTGACCAGGCGGCCCCCGGTCTTCCGCGAGGGGCCCTTCGACGAGGACGCGGGCCGGGCGGCGGTGGCGCTCGTGGAGGAACGGGTGCGGCAAGGGCTGCCGCCGAAGAGCGTGGTGTCGGTGACGGGGCTGCCGCTCAACGACGCGATCCGGGCGGGGCTGGAGTCGGGCGTGCTGGACCGGCAGCCCATGTTCGACCGGATCACGCCCGAGGGGATCGAGTGGGGCGACGGGCGGCGCGTGGCCGTGGACGTCATCCTGTGGGCGACCGGGTTCCGGCCCGCCATCGATCATCTGCGGCCGCTGCGGCTGCGGGAGGCGGGCGGTGGCATCCGGGTCGAGGGGACGCGCGCGGTCGCCGATCCGCGGGTCCACCTCGTCGGCTACGGTCCGTCTGCCAGCACCATCGGCGCCAACCGGGCGGGGCGCTCGGCCGTGCGGGACATCAGGCGGCTGCTGGCCGAGGAGGCACCGGTGGCCGCATGA
- a CDS encoding universal stress protein, whose protein sequence is MRANVTVGADGSASSLDAVVWAARDAEARSLALRVVHVLARPLGLPLDAALPRTVREYVREAADAVVQEAADRARDEAPGIEISTLVLPGEPVGVLSAQSRTAEAVVVGHGGPTPFARPLSGGTALGIVARAACPVVVVRRAEASAGPVVLGVDGSPAGAAAVRFAFDQASVQGARVIALHAWTTWNAPLPPPQDPSEAYACAPGVLASEEERLLAEALAGMRTRYPDVKVERRNIHGPTRQALIEASRDARLMVVGSRGRGGFAGLLLGSVSQAVLQHAHCSVAVVGGTAATDTAVWKSK, encoded by the coding sequence ATGAGGGCGAACGTGACGGTGGGCGCGGACGGTTCCGCCTCTTCCCTGGACGCCGTCGTGTGGGCCGCCAGGGATGCCGAGGCGCGCAGCCTCGCGCTACGAGTGGTGCACGTACTCGCCCGGCCCCTGGGGCTGCCGCTGGACGCCGCCCTCCCCAGGACTGTCAGAGAATATGTCCGGGAGGCGGCGGACGCGGTGGTGCAGGAGGCCGCCGACCGGGCGCGGGACGAGGCGCCCGGCATCGAGATCTCGACGCTGGTTCTTCCCGGCGAACCGGTCGGCGTGCTATCGGCCCAGTCCCGCACAGCCGAAGCCGTCGTCGTCGGACACGGCGGCCCGACTCCATTCGCCCGGCCTCTTTCGGGCGGCACGGCCCTCGGGATCGTCGCCCGTGCCGCGTGCCCCGTGGTCGTCGTGCGGCGGGCCGAGGCGTCGGCAGGGCCCGTCGTCCTGGGCGTGGACGGTTCGCCCGCCGGAGCGGCAGCCGTCCGTTTCGCCTTCGACCAGGCGTCTGTACAGGGCGCCCGAGTGATCGCCCTGCACGCCTGGACGACCTGGAACGCCCCCCTGCCCCCTCCTCAGGACCCGTCCGAGGCCTACGCCTGCGCACCCGGCGTGTTGGCCTCCGAGGAGGAACGGCTCCTCGCCGAGGCCCTTGCCGGGATGCGGACCCGGTATCCCGACGTGAAGGTCGAGCGCCGGAACATCCACGGACCGACGCGGCAGGCGTTGATCGAGGCGAGCCGCGACGCCCGGCTCATGGTCGTCGGGTCGAGGGGCCGCGGAGGCTTCGCCGGCCTGCTGCTGGGCTCGGTGAGCCAGGCTGTGCTCCAGCACGCGCACTGTTCCGTCGCGGTCGTAGGGGGGACCGCCGCGACCGACACGGCGGTATGGAAATCCAAGTGA
- a CDS encoding DUF190 domain-containing protein, producing the protein MTKLTGRALRATILVGESDVWHHKSLYTEIVHRAHQAGLAGASVFRGIEGFGASSLIHTTRLLSLSDDLPVAIVIVDDEQPLRAFLSQLDGLVTEGLVIVDECEIIRYTGHDKEPKK; encoded by the coding sequence ATGACGAAACTGACCGGACGCGCACTGCGCGCGACGATTCTCGTCGGAGAGAGCGACGTCTGGCATCACAAGTCGCTCTACACCGAGATCGTGCACCGCGCCCACCAGGCCGGGCTCGCCGGGGCCTCGGTGTTCCGCGGGATCGAGGGCTTCGGAGCCTCCTCATTGATCCACACCACCCGGCTGCTCTCGCTGAGCGACGACCTACCCGTCGCCATCGTGATCGTCGACGACGAGCAGCCCCTGCGCGCGTTCCTGTCACAGCTCGACGGACTGGTCACCGAAGGGCTCGTGATCGTCGACGAATGCGAGATCATCCGGTATACCGGCCACGACAAGGAGCCGAAGAAGTGA
- the crcB gene encoding fluoride efflux transporter CrcB, producing MNWALVIAGAALGAPLRYLTDLSVQKRHDTVFPWGTFAVNVAGCLILGLLAGAVTYGAASDSTQLLVGTGFCGALTTYSTFSYETMRLAESGAKFFAAANVVSSIVAGLGAAFIGVTVARAMWS from the coding sequence GTGAACTGGGCACTGGTCATCGCCGGAGCCGCCCTCGGCGCGCCCCTGCGGTATCTGACCGACCTGTCGGTGCAGAAGCGGCACGACACCGTCTTTCCCTGGGGCACCTTTGCCGTGAACGTGGCAGGTTGCCTGATCCTGGGCCTGCTCGCCGGCGCCGTCACCTACGGCGCAGCCTCCGACTCGACCCAACTCCTGGTGGGCACTGGGTTCTGCGGGGCGCTGACCACCTATTCGACGTTCTCCTACGAGACGATGCGGCTGGCCGAGTCAGGCGCGAAGTTCTTCGCGGCCGCCAACGTCGTGTCCAGCATCGTGGCAGGTCTCGGAGCGGCCTTCATCGGTGTCACCGTGGCCCGGGCGATGTGGTCCTGA